CGTGCCTCAGATATTATCAAGGTTAAAGTTTTGATTGATCCTGGAAACCAAGCAGCTGAAGTCGTCTTAAGAAACATCAGAACTTTAAAATTCGTCGAAATCGTTCCAAGCGATGTCTACGAAGACGTTGATGTCTTGATAACTTCACTTGATGTTTTACCATTAGACATCGAGAAGAAGAAATATCCAAAAGATTTGAAAGTAATTTCTTGGGATATTTCTTCAACCAGACCGGATTACATTTGGCTGTTGATTCAATTGAATCAAGTTTACGTCAAGAAATTGAAGAGTAAGATTGACAGCAATAAGAAAAAACGTGCACTTTAAAGTTTTGGTTAATTGTTCCCGCCCTCCGCAAAAATTGAAATTCGGCTGGAACGCTGAGGGCATCGTTTGAAACCAATTTTACAAATCAAAAATTGTTTCCAAATCGAGCCTTCTTCTAAATTGGCAAAAACCGCCAATCAAGAAGAATTTCTCGGCTGAGCCGATTTCAATTTTTGCTCTGGGCTAAGTTAGAGTTTATTTTTTATAATTCATAGTTTTGACCACACTAAAATACCTGTACTAATTGATAAAGTGCTTCATAATTGTTAGACAAGAAATCTAACAGTTATGGAGCGCTTTTTATATGGTTAAATACAGTTCAAAATTAAAGGCAGAAGTTGTTGGTGAATACCTCCAAGGTGGAACCAGCATGCAAAGTCTCTCAGAGAAACATAATTTACCTAAACGGCAAGTCAGTTTCTGGATTCAAAAATATCGCTTAAGCGGCGTAGACTCGCTTAAGCGAAAAAAAACTAAACGAAGCTTTTCAGCTGAATTTAAAATTGATGTGATAAACTACTATCAAACTCATGATGAAACTTTAGCTGAAGTATCCGCCAGATTTGATGTTAACAAGTGTCAGATTAGTTCCTGGAGAACGGCATTCAATAAACATGGCATAGAAGCCTTGAAGTCTCATCCGAAAGGCAGAAAATCCAAAGTGAAAAATGATAAAAAGAAATTACGTCATTTAATAAACAAGAATGAATTAGATCAACTTCGCGAGGAACTCGCAAAGAAGAATCAAGAATTATATGACACAAAGTTGGAGAATGATATTTTAAAAAAATCAATGACCCTGTTCGGAACTTCAAAGGACGCAAAAAAACACAAATAGTTGATCAGATCAGGGTAGAACAAGAGTCTCTTCCAAAAGCAGAACGGTATAAGATAGGCGATATTCTTAAGGCCATTGGACTTAAAAAGGCCACTTACCATGATGAGCGTAAACGTATCAAAAATCATGTAGATAAGTACAAAGATATAAAAACTGAAATATTAAAAATTACTGAAAGTGGAAAATGTCGTGGACGCCTAACCTACGGTTATCGTCGCGTACAAGAAGGATTAATTAAACTAGATGTTCACATAGCAGATGCCGTAGCTCGTCGCTTGATGAATGAGTTAAATGTTCAAGTAAATCTTTATAATCGTCATAAAAATGGAAAGTATTCCTCATATAAAGGAACTGTTGGAAAGGTCGCACACAACATTTTACATCAACAGTTTAATGAAACTGAGCCCTTTAAAGTCCTGCATACAGATGTCACACAAGTTCGTTTAAGGGATAA
This sequence is a window from Companilactobacillus alimentarius DSM 20249. Protein-coding genes within it:
- a CDS encoding IS3 family transposase; translation: MRVEQESLPKAERYKIGDILKAIGLKKATYHDERKRIKNHVDKYKDIKTEILKITESGKCRGRLTYGYRRVQEGLIKLDVHIADAVARRLMNELNVQVNLYNRHKNGKYSSYKGTVGKVAHNILHQQFNETEPFKVLHTDVTQVRLRDNEWAYVSAITDEASKEVLAFQVSNSPNSKLIMDTLNELTTVIPKGSNPVIHSDQGWHYQLNYYTDRLSEDGFIQSMSRKGNCLDNAPIESFFHLFKTECLNGFPPCKDMKEFRKLSKEYVDWFNNRRISRKTKGMTPREYREHALSA
- a CDS encoding helix-turn-helix domain-containing protein, whose translation is MVKYSSKLKAEVVGEYLQGGTSMQSLSEKHNLPKRQVSFWIQKYRLSGVDSLKRKKTKRSFSAEFKIDVINYYQTHDETLAEVSARFDVNKCQISSWRTAFNKHGIEALKSHPKGRKSKVKNDKKKLRHLINKNELDQLREELAKKNQELYDTKLENDILKKSMTLFGTSKDAKKHK